Proteins encoded in a region of the Amphiprion ocellaris isolate individual 3 ecotype Okinawa chromosome 21, ASM2253959v1, whole genome shotgun sequence genome:
- the acss3 gene encoding acyl-CoA synthetase short-chain family member 3, mitochondrial — protein MPLTARAHLQQVERRLICLCTEAKGVRGEQGAEGTEKTEVGAKKDGCQETGSPISATCIGLGNSLTPPAGQAGKPVPGYNVTVIDDDMQEVKPRTLGNIVVRLPLPPGAALSLWQNRDLFKKLYFTKFPGYYDTMDAGFVDDDGFLYIMSRSDDVINVAGHRLSAGALEESVMQHPAVGDCAVVGLEDSLKGHVPLALCVLKNGVQKTEEEVINEMVKLVRDTIGPVAAFKKVLFVRGLPKTRSGKIPRSSLANLVNDKPYKITPTIEDPEVFKDIEIQVEKALGRSRA, from the exons ATGCCTCTCACTGCCCGAGCTCATCTCCAGCAGGTCGAAAGAAGATTGATTTGTTTGTGTACAGAGGCAAAGGGAGTGCGAGGGGAGCAAGGAGCAGAAGGAACGGAAAAGACTGAGGTGGGAGCCAAGAAAGACGGATGCCaag AAACTGGCTCACCTATCAGCGCCACTTGTATCGGTCTGGGAAACTCACTGACGCCACCTGCAGGCCAGGCTGGCAAACCAGTTCCAGGCTACAATG TCACAGTGATCGATGATGACATGCAGGAGGTGAAGCCAAGAACCCTGGGAAATATTGTGGTGAG ACTACCTTTACCACCTGGTGCAGCTTTGTCGTTGTGGCAGAACCGGGATTTGTTTAAGAAGCTCTACTTCACCAAGTTCCCA ggTTACTATGACACCATGGATGCAGGTTTTGTGGATGACGACGGTTTCCTTTACATCATGTCCCGCTCTGATGATGTCATCAACGTGGCGGGTCACAGGTTGTCTGCTGGAGCCCTGGAAGAG TCAGTGATGCAGCATCCAGCTGTGGGAGACTGTGCAGTGGTCGGTCTGGAGGACTCTCTGAAGGGCCACGTTCCCTTGGCCCTGTGTGTACTCAAGAATG GTGTGCAGAAAACCGAGGAGGAGGTCATAAATGAGATGGTGAAGCTTGTGAGAGACACCATCGGACCAGTGGCTGCCTTTaagaaagtgctttttgtcCGCGGATTGCCGAAGACTCGCTCTGGCAAGATCCCTCGCTCCTCTTTAGCCAACCTGGTCAACGACAAACCCTACAAG ATCACTCCGACCATCGAGGACCCAGAGGTGTTCAAAGACATCGAGATACAAGTTGAGAAAGCTCTCGGACGTAGCCGAGCCTGA